A single region of the Salvia miltiorrhiza cultivar Shanhuang (shh) chromosome 8, IMPLAD_Smil_shh, whole genome shotgun sequence genome encodes:
- the LOC131000530 gene encoding uncharacterized protein LOC131000530 isoform X2, whose amino-acid sequence MFWKLTAMSASSPVEAVLDKENFTLEELLDEEEIIQECKALNSRLINFLRDRAQVEQLLHYIVEEPPEDADSKRTFKFPFIACEIFTCEIDVILKTLVDEEELMNLLFSFLEPDRYHSALLAGYFSKVVVCLMLRKTVPLMNYVKAHQDVFRQLVDLIGITSIMEVLVRLVGGDDHLYPNSLDVMQWLADSNLLEMIVDKLNDSNPPEVHANAAETLCAITRNVPSPLATKLSSPGFVGRIFGHALEDSHSKSALVNSLSVCISLLDPKRSMPSPVFYSFRSQHVYEPPVHVNPDTVGAMLPKLGELLVLLNVSSDEKVLPVTYGELRPPLGKHRLKVVEFLAVLLKTGNEVAEQELVSSGTIHRVLDLFFEYPYNNALHHHVESILYSCLESKSSTIVDHLLVDCNLVAKILQAEKNSTLGELNQQPTLPASGRSAPRAGYFGHLTRISNKLIQMGNIEIQKHLQENSEWNEWQTTILQERNIVENVYRWACGRPTALQDRTRDSDEEDVHDRDYDVAALANNLSQAFRYSIYDNDDAEGNVSLDRDDEDVYFDDESAEVVISSLRLGDDHGSLFTNSNWFAFQDDRSGGNEATGTSSSDALDNLKLNGTSNGGDSSADDEVVVGEIEELSASKTSSNGSSAATNPFVDEFIANNSSVGDSVNEKTGASNDLGFFNFEAPENDDPFEDRPMPEWVAWGEVSDLQVGGSSLNPFEDEGGMADNNVHSVEASNASFSTTSSGGSLPNGTSSSADSCNDSDMPDSSQRSVVAPCLFEEDVEFIGVELEGTEKAMEHALKEGIVGEAGPLKRNIIPNSLEESDDGGAGMKKEFNDANYWRVDQEVAVSE is encoded by the exons ATGTTCTGGAAGCTCACTGCTATGTCCGCTTCATCTCCT GTTGAGGCTGTGCTGGATAAGGAAAATTTTACTTTGGAAGAACTTTTGGATGAAGAAGAGATAATCCAAGAATGCAAAGCATTGAATAGCCGTCTTATTAATTT TTTGAGGGATAGGGCTCAGGTGGAGCAGCTACTGCACTATATTGTTGAGGAGCCTCCTGAAGATGCAGATAGCAAACGAACTTTTAA GTTTCCTTTCATTGCCTGTGAAATTTTTACGTGTGAAATTGATGTCATCTTGAAGACTTTGGTGGATGAGGAAGAG CTTATGAATTTACTCTTCTCTTTTCTGGAACCAGACCGTTACCATAGTGCACTGTTGGCTGGGTATTTTAGTAAG GTTGTGGTATGTTTAATGCTGCGGAAGACCGTTCCTCTAATGAATTATGTTAAG GCTCATCAAGATGTATTTAGGCAGCTGGTTGATTTGATTGGTATCACATCCATAATGGAG GTCTTGGTGCGACTTGTAGGTGGAGATGACCATCTCTACCCAAATTCTTTGGATGTGATGCAGTGGTTGGCTGACAGCAATTTGTTAGAAATGATTGTCGATAAACTTAATGACTCA AATCCCCCTGAAGTACATGCTAATGCAGCAGAAACATTATGCGCTATAACCAGGAACGTGCCATCTCCTCTGGCCACTAAACTATCGAGTCCAGG ctTCGTGGGTAGAATATTTGGTCATGCACTCGAAGACTCCCATTCAAAATCTGCCCTTGTCAACTCTCTGTCTGTTTGTATTTCACTATTGGATCCAAAAAGATCAATGCCTTCACCAGTATTTTACTCCTTCAGAAGTCAACATGTGTATGAACCACCAGTGCATGTCAATCCTGATACAGTTGGTGCTATGCTTCCAAAACTAG GAGAGCTCCTGGTGCTTTTGAATGTTTCATCCGATGAGAAGGTTTTACCGGTGACATATGGTGAATTGAGGCCTCCTCTTGGAAAGCATCGATTAAAG GTTGTGGAATTCCTTGCTGTGCTGCTAAAAACTGGCAATGAAGTGGCAGAGCAGGAATTGGTCAGCTCTGGGACAATTCACAGAGTCCTTGATCTCTTTTTTGA GTACCCCTACAATAATGCTTTACATCATCACGTGGAGAGCATATTATATTCATGCTTGGAAAGCAAAAGTAGTACCATTGTTGATCATCTTCTTGTGGACTGTAATCTGGTAGCTAAGATTCTTCAAGCAGAGAAAAATTCGACACTTGGTGAACTTAATCAG CAGCCAACTCTGCCAGCTTCTGGAAGATCTGCTCCTCGAGCAGGATACTTTGGGCACTTGACACGtatatcaaataaattaattcagaTGGGGAATATTGAAATTCAAAAGCATCTTCAG GAAAACAGTGAGTGGAATGAGTGGCAGACTACTATCTTACAGGAGCGTAACATAGTCGAGAATGTTTACCGGTGGGCTTGTGG CCGGCCAACTGCACTTCAAGACAGGACCAGGGATAGTGACGAGGAAGATGTTCATGACAGGGACTATGATGTTGCAGCTTTGGCAAATAACTTGAGCCAAGCATTTAGATACAGCATATATGATAATGATGATGCTGAG GGTAATGTATCTCTTGATCGTGATGATGAG GATGTTTACTTTGATGACGAGTCCGCAGAAGTTGTAATTTCATCCTTAAGGTTGGGTGACGACCATGGGAG TTTGTTCACAAATTCCAACTGGTTTGCGTTCCAAGATGACAGATCTGGTGGTAATGAAGCTACCGGCACCTCATCTTCTGATGCGCTAGACAATCTTAAGTTGAATGGTACATCAAATGGTGGTGACAGCAGCGCTGATGATGAGGTAGTGGTTGGAGAGATTGAGGAATTATCCGCAAGTAAAACTTCTAGCAATGGCTCATCTGCTGCCACAAATCCTTTTGTTGATGAGTTCATTGCGAACAACTCCAGTGTTGGTGACTCAGTGAATGAGAAAACTGGTGCCTCCAACGACCTGGGTTTCTTTAATTTTGAGGCACCAGAAAATGACGATCCATTTGAAGACAGGCCAATGCCTGAATGGGTAGCATGGGGTGAAGTTTCAGATCTTCAAGTTGGTGGGTCTAGCCTGAACCCCTTTGAAGACGAAGGAGGCATGGCAGACAACAATGTGCATTCTGTAGAGGCGAGTAATGCTTCGTTTAGTACCACTTCAAGTGGAGGCTCCCTACCAAATGGGACATCCAGTTCTGCTGATTCCTGCAACGACTCAGATATGCCCGATTCTAGTCAGAGGAGTGTTGTTGCGCCTTGTTTGTTTGAAGAGGATGTTGAGTTTATTGGCGTAGAGTTAGAGGGTACAGAAAAGGCTATGGAGCATGCTCTGAAGGAAGGAATTGTAGGAGAAGCGGGGCCGCTAAAAAGGAATATCATACCAAATAGCCTAGAGGAGTCAGATGATGGCGGTGCTGGTATGAAGAAGGAATTCAATGACGCCAATTATTGGAGAGTTGATCAGGAAGTTGCAGTGTCAGAATAA
- the LOC131000530 gene encoding uncharacterized protein LOC131000530 isoform X1: MFWKLTAMSASSPVEAVLDKENFTLEELLDEEEIIQECKALNSRLINFLRDRAQVEQLLHYIVEEPPEDADSKRTFKFPFIACEIFTCEIDVILKTLVDEEELMNLLFSFLEPDRYHSALLAGYFSKVVVCLMLRKTVPLMNYVKAHQDVFRQLVDLIGITSIMEVLVRLVGGDDHLYPNSLDVMQWLADSNLLEMIVDKLNDSNPPEVHANAAETLCAITRNVPSPLATKLSSPGFVGRIFGHALEDSHSKSALVNSLSVCISLLDPKRSMPSPVFYSFRSQHVYEPPVHVNPDTVGAMLPKLGELLVLLNVSSDEKVLPVTYGELRPPLGKHRLKVVEFLAVLLKTGNEVAEQELVSSGTIHRVLDLFFEYPYNNALHHHVESILYSCLESKSSTIVDHLLVDCNLVAKILQAEKNSTLGELNQQPTLPASGRSAPRAGYFGHLTRISNKLIQMGNIEIQKHLQENSEWNEWQTTILQERNIVENVYRWACGRPTALQDRTRDSDEEDVHDRDYDVAALANNLSQAFRYSIYDNDDAEGNVSLDRDDEDVYFDDESAEVVISSLRLGDDHGSSLFTNSNWFAFQDDRSGGNEATGTSSSDALDNLKLNGTSNGGDSSADDEVVVGEIEELSASKTSSNGSSAATNPFVDEFIANNSSVGDSVNEKTGASNDLGFFNFEAPENDDPFEDRPMPEWVAWGEVSDLQVGGSSLNPFEDEGGMADNNVHSVEASNASFSTTSSGGSLPNGTSSSADSCNDSDMPDSSQRSVVAPCLFEEDVEFIGVELEGTEKAMEHALKEGIVGEAGPLKRNIIPNSLEESDDGGAGMKKEFNDANYWRVDQEVAVSE; encoded by the exons ATGTTCTGGAAGCTCACTGCTATGTCCGCTTCATCTCCT GTTGAGGCTGTGCTGGATAAGGAAAATTTTACTTTGGAAGAACTTTTGGATGAAGAAGAGATAATCCAAGAATGCAAAGCATTGAATAGCCGTCTTATTAATTT TTTGAGGGATAGGGCTCAGGTGGAGCAGCTACTGCACTATATTGTTGAGGAGCCTCCTGAAGATGCAGATAGCAAACGAACTTTTAA GTTTCCTTTCATTGCCTGTGAAATTTTTACGTGTGAAATTGATGTCATCTTGAAGACTTTGGTGGATGAGGAAGAG CTTATGAATTTACTCTTCTCTTTTCTGGAACCAGACCGTTACCATAGTGCACTGTTGGCTGGGTATTTTAGTAAG GTTGTGGTATGTTTAATGCTGCGGAAGACCGTTCCTCTAATGAATTATGTTAAG GCTCATCAAGATGTATTTAGGCAGCTGGTTGATTTGATTGGTATCACATCCATAATGGAG GTCTTGGTGCGACTTGTAGGTGGAGATGACCATCTCTACCCAAATTCTTTGGATGTGATGCAGTGGTTGGCTGACAGCAATTTGTTAGAAATGATTGTCGATAAACTTAATGACTCA AATCCCCCTGAAGTACATGCTAATGCAGCAGAAACATTATGCGCTATAACCAGGAACGTGCCATCTCCTCTGGCCACTAAACTATCGAGTCCAGG ctTCGTGGGTAGAATATTTGGTCATGCACTCGAAGACTCCCATTCAAAATCTGCCCTTGTCAACTCTCTGTCTGTTTGTATTTCACTATTGGATCCAAAAAGATCAATGCCTTCACCAGTATTTTACTCCTTCAGAAGTCAACATGTGTATGAACCACCAGTGCATGTCAATCCTGATACAGTTGGTGCTATGCTTCCAAAACTAG GAGAGCTCCTGGTGCTTTTGAATGTTTCATCCGATGAGAAGGTTTTACCGGTGACATATGGTGAATTGAGGCCTCCTCTTGGAAAGCATCGATTAAAG GTTGTGGAATTCCTTGCTGTGCTGCTAAAAACTGGCAATGAAGTGGCAGAGCAGGAATTGGTCAGCTCTGGGACAATTCACAGAGTCCTTGATCTCTTTTTTGA GTACCCCTACAATAATGCTTTACATCATCACGTGGAGAGCATATTATATTCATGCTTGGAAAGCAAAAGTAGTACCATTGTTGATCATCTTCTTGTGGACTGTAATCTGGTAGCTAAGATTCTTCAAGCAGAGAAAAATTCGACACTTGGTGAACTTAATCAG CAGCCAACTCTGCCAGCTTCTGGAAGATCTGCTCCTCGAGCAGGATACTTTGGGCACTTGACACGtatatcaaataaattaattcagaTGGGGAATATTGAAATTCAAAAGCATCTTCAG GAAAACAGTGAGTGGAATGAGTGGCAGACTACTATCTTACAGGAGCGTAACATAGTCGAGAATGTTTACCGGTGGGCTTGTGG CCGGCCAACTGCACTTCAAGACAGGACCAGGGATAGTGACGAGGAAGATGTTCATGACAGGGACTATGATGTTGCAGCTTTGGCAAATAACTTGAGCCAAGCATTTAGATACAGCATATATGATAATGATGATGCTGAG GGTAATGTATCTCTTGATCGTGATGATGAG GATGTTTACTTTGATGACGAGTCCGCAGAAGTTGTAATTTCATCCTTAAGGTTGGGTGACGACCATGGGAG CAGTTTGTTCACAAATTCCAACTGGTTTGCGTTCCAAGATGACAGATCTGGTGGTAATGAAGCTACCGGCACCTCATCTTCTGATGCGCTAGACAATCTTAAGTTGAATGGTACATCAAATGGTGGTGACAGCAGCGCTGATGATGAGGTAGTGGTTGGAGAGATTGAGGAATTATCCGCAAGTAAAACTTCTAGCAATGGCTCATCTGCTGCCACAAATCCTTTTGTTGATGAGTTCATTGCGAACAACTCCAGTGTTGGTGACTCAGTGAATGAGAAAACTGGTGCCTCCAACGACCTGGGTTTCTTTAATTTTGAGGCACCAGAAAATGACGATCCATTTGAAGACAGGCCAATGCCTGAATGGGTAGCATGGGGTGAAGTTTCAGATCTTCAAGTTGGTGGGTCTAGCCTGAACCCCTTTGAAGACGAAGGAGGCATGGCAGACAACAATGTGCATTCTGTAGAGGCGAGTAATGCTTCGTTTAGTACCACTTCAAGTGGAGGCTCCCTACCAAATGGGACATCCAGTTCTGCTGATTCCTGCAACGACTCAGATATGCCCGATTCTAGTCAGAGGAGTGTTGTTGCGCCTTGTTTGTTTGAAGAGGATGTTGAGTTTATTGGCGTAGAGTTAGAGGGTACAGAAAAGGCTATGGAGCATGCTCTGAAGGAAGGAATTGTAGGAGAAGCGGGGCCGCTAAAAAGGAATATCATACCAAATAGCCTAGAGGAGTCAGATGATGGCGGTGCTGGTATGAAGAAGGAATTCAATGACGCCAATTATTGGAGAGTTGATCAGGAAGTTGCAGTGTCAGAATAA
- the LOC131000530 gene encoding uncharacterized protein LOC131000530 isoform X5 → MNLLFSFLEPDRYHSALLAGYFSKVVVCLMLRKTVPLMNYVKAHQDVFRQLVDLIGITSIMEVLVRLVGGDDHLYPNSLDVMQWLADSNLLEMIVDKLNDSNPPEVHANAAETLCAITRNVPSPLATKLSSPGFVGRIFGHALEDSHSKSALVNSLSVCISLLDPKRSMPSPVFYSFRSQHVYEPPVHVNPDTVGAMLPKLGELLVLLNVSSDEKVLPVTYGELRPPLGKHRLKVVEFLAVLLKTGNEVAEQELVSSGTIHRVLDLFFEYPYNNALHHHVESILYSCLESKSSTIVDHLLVDCNLVAKILQAEKNSTLGELNQQPTLPASGRSAPRAGYFGHLTRISNKLIQMGNIEIQKHLQENSEWNEWQTTILQERNIVENVYRWACGRPTALQDRTRDSDEEDVHDRDYDVAALANNLSQAFRYSIYDNDDAEGNVSLDRDDEDVYFDDESAEVVISSLRLGDDHGSSLFTNSNWFAFQDDRSGGNEATGTSSSDALDNLKLNGTSNGGDSSADDEVVVGEIEELSASKTSSNGSSAATNPFVDEFIANNSSVGDSVNEKTGASNDLGFFNFEAPENDDPFEDRPMPEWVAWGEVSDLQVGGSSLNPFEDEGGMADNNVHSVEASNASFSTTSSGGSLPNGTSSSADSCNDSDMPDSSQRSVVAPCLFEEDVEFIGVELEGTEKAMEHALKEGIVGEAGPLKRNIIPNSLEESDDGGAGMKKEFNDANYWRVDQEVAVSE, encoded by the exons ATGAATTTACTCTTCTCTTTTCTGGAACCAGACCGTTACCATAGTGCACTGTTGGCTGGGTATTTTAGTAAG GTTGTGGTATGTTTAATGCTGCGGAAGACCGTTCCTCTAATGAATTATGTTAAG GCTCATCAAGATGTATTTAGGCAGCTGGTTGATTTGATTGGTATCACATCCATAATGGAG GTCTTGGTGCGACTTGTAGGTGGAGATGACCATCTCTACCCAAATTCTTTGGATGTGATGCAGTGGTTGGCTGACAGCAATTTGTTAGAAATGATTGTCGATAAACTTAATGACTCA AATCCCCCTGAAGTACATGCTAATGCAGCAGAAACATTATGCGCTATAACCAGGAACGTGCCATCTCCTCTGGCCACTAAACTATCGAGTCCAGG ctTCGTGGGTAGAATATTTGGTCATGCACTCGAAGACTCCCATTCAAAATCTGCCCTTGTCAACTCTCTGTCTGTTTGTATTTCACTATTGGATCCAAAAAGATCAATGCCTTCACCAGTATTTTACTCCTTCAGAAGTCAACATGTGTATGAACCACCAGTGCATGTCAATCCTGATACAGTTGGTGCTATGCTTCCAAAACTAG GAGAGCTCCTGGTGCTTTTGAATGTTTCATCCGATGAGAAGGTTTTACCGGTGACATATGGTGAATTGAGGCCTCCTCTTGGAAAGCATCGATTAAAG GTTGTGGAATTCCTTGCTGTGCTGCTAAAAACTGGCAATGAAGTGGCAGAGCAGGAATTGGTCAGCTCTGGGACAATTCACAGAGTCCTTGATCTCTTTTTTGA GTACCCCTACAATAATGCTTTACATCATCACGTGGAGAGCATATTATATTCATGCTTGGAAAGCAAAAGTAGTACCATTGTTGATCATCTTCTTGTGGACTGTAATCTGGTAGCTAAGATTCTTCAAGCAGAGAAAAATTCGACACTTGGTGAACTTAATCAG CAGCCAACTCTGCCAGCTTCTGGAAGATCTGCTCCTCGAGCAGGATACTTTGGGCACTTGACACGtatatcaaataaattaattcagaTGGGGAATATTGAAATTCAAAAGCATCTTCAG GAAAACAGTGAGTGGAATGAGTGGCAGACTACTATCTTACAGGAGCGTAACATAGTCGAGAATGTTTACCGGTGGGCTTGTGG CCGGCCAACTGCACTTCAAGACAGGACCAGGGATAGTGACGAGGAAGATGTTCATGACAGGGACTATGATGTTGCAGCTTTGGCAAATAACTTGAGCCAAGCATTTAGATACAGCATATATGATAATGATGATGCTGAG GGTAATGTATCTCTTGATCGTGATGATGAG GATGTTTACTTTGATGACGAGTCCGCAGAAGTTGTAATTTCATCCTTAAGGTTGGGTGACGACCATGGGAG CAGTTTGTTCACAAATTCCAACTGGTTTGCGTTCCAAGATGACAGATCTGGTGGTAATGAAGCTACCGGCACCTCATCTTCTGATGCGCTAGACAATCTTAAGTTGAATGGTACATCAAATGGTGGTGACAGCAGCGCTGATGATGAGGTAGTGGTTGGAGAGATTGAGGAATTATCCGCAAGTAAAACTTCTAGCAATGGCTCATCTGCTGCCACAAATCCTTTTGTTGATGAGTTCATTGCGAACAACTCCAGTGTTGGTGACTCAGTGAATGAGAAAACTGGTGCCTCCAACGACCTGGGTTTCTTTAATTTTGAGGCACCAGAAAATGACGATCCATTTGAAGACAGGCCAATGCCTGAATGGGTAGCATGGGGTGAAGTTTCAGATCTTCAAGTTGGTGGGTCTAGCCTGAACCCCTTTGAAGACGAAGGAGGCATGGCAGACAACAATGTGCATTCTGTAGAGGCGAGTAATGCTTCGTTTAGTACCACTTCAAGTGGAGGCTCCCTACCAAATGGGACATCCAGTTCTGCTGATTCCTGCAACGACTCAGATATGCCCGATTCTAGTCAGAGGAGTGTTGTTGCGCCTTGTTTGTTTGAAGAGGATGTTGAGTTTATTGGCGTAGAGTTAGAGGGTACAGAAAAGGCTATGGAGCATGCTCTGAAGGAAGGAATTGTAGGAGAAGCGGGGCCGCTAAAAAGGAATATCATACCAAATAGCCTAGAGGAGTCAGATGATGGCGGTGCTGGTATGAAGAAGGAATTCAATGACGCCAATTATTGGAGAGTTGATCAGGAAGTTGCAGTGTCAGAATAA
- the LOC131000530 gene encoding uncharacterized protein LOC131000530 isoform X3, whose translation MFWKLTAMSASSPVEAVLDKENFTLEELLDEEEIIQECKALNSRLINFLRDRAQVEQLLHYIVEEPPEDADSKRTFKFPFIACEIFTCEIDVILKTLVDEEELMNLLFSFLEPDRYHSALLAGYFSKVVVCLMLRKTVPLMNYVKAHQDVFRQLVDLIGITSIMEVLVRLVGGDDHLYPNSLDVMQWLADSNLLEMIVDKLNDSNPPEVHANAAETLCAITRNVPSPLATKLSSPGFVGRIFGHALEDSHSKSALVNSLSVCISLLDPKRSMPSPVFYSFRSQHVYEPPVHVNPDTVGAMLPKLGELLVLLNVSSDEKVLPVTYGELRPPLGKHRLKVVEFLAVLLKTGNEVAEQELVSSGTIHRVLDLFFEYPYNNALHHHVESILYSCLESKSSTIVDHLLVDCNLVAKILQAEKNSTLGELNQPTLPASGRSAPRAGYFGHLTRISNKLIQMGNIEIQKHLQENSEWNEWQTTILQERNIVENVYRWACGRPTALQDRTRDSDEEDVHDRDYDVAALANNLSQAFRYSIYDNDDAEGNVSLDRDDEDVYFDDESAEVVISSLRLGDDHGSSLFTNSNWFAFQDDRSGGNEATGTSSSDALDNLKLNGTSNGGDSSADDEVVVGEIEELSASKTSSNGSSAATNPFVDEFIANNSSVGDSVNEKTGASNDLGFFNFEAPENDDPFEDRPMPEWVAWGEVSDLQVGGSSLNPFEDEGGMADNNVHSVEASNASFSTTSSGGSLPNGTSSSADSCNDSDMPDSSQRSVVAPCLFEEDVEFIGVELEGTEKAMEHALKEGIVGEAGPLKRNIIPNSLEESDDGGAGMKKEFNDANYWRVDQEVAVSE comes from the exons ATGTTCTGGAAGCTCACTGCTATGTCCGCTTCATCTCCT GTTGAGGCTGTGCTGGATAAGGAAAATTTTACTTTGGAAGAACTTTTGGATGAAGAAGAGATAATCCAAGAATGCAAAGCATTGAATAGCCGTCTTATTAATTT TTTGAGGGATAGGGCTCAGGTGGAGCAGCTACTGCACTATATTGTTGAGGAGCCTCCTGAAGATGCAGATAGCAAACGAACTTTTAA GTTTCCTTTCATTGCCTGTGAAATTTTTACGTGTGAAATTGATGTCATCTTGAAGACTTTGGTGGATGAGGAAGAG CTTATGAATTTACTCTTCTCTTTTCTGGAACCAGACCGTTACCATAGTGCACTGTTGGCTGGGTATTTTAGTAAG GTTGTGGTATGTTTAATGCTGCGGAAGACCGTTCCTCTAATGAATTATGTTAAG GCTCATCAAGATGTATTTAGGCAGCTGGTTGATTTGATTGGTATCACATCCATAATGGAG GTCTTGGTGCGACTTGTAGGTGGAGATGACCATCTCTACCCAAATTCTTTGGATGTGATGCAGTGGTTGGCTGACAGCAATTTGTTAGAAATGATTGTCGATAAACTTAATGACTCA AATCCCCCTGAAGTACATGCTAATGCAGCAGAAACATTATGCGCTATAACCAGGAACGTGCCATCTCCTCTGGCCACTAAACTATCGAGTCCAGG ctTCGTGGGTAGAATATTTGGTCATGCACTCGAAGACTCCCATTCAAAATCTGCCCTTGTCAACTCTCTGTCTGTTTGTATTTCACTATTGGATCCAAAAAGATCAATGCCTTCACCAGTATTTTACTCCTTCAGAAGTCAACATGTGTATGAACCACCAGTGCATGTCAATCCTGATACAGTTGGTGCTATGCTTCCAAAACTAG GAGAGCTCCTGGTGCTTTTGAATGTTTCATCCGATGAGAAGGTTTTACCGGTGACATATGGTGAATTGAGGCCTCCTCTTGGAAAGCATCGATTAAAG GTTGTGGAATTCCTTGCTGTGCTGCTAAAAACTGGCAATGAAGTGGCAGAGCAGGAATTGGTCAGCTCTGGGACAATTCACAGAGTCCTTGATCTCTTTTTTGA GTACCCCTACAATAATGCTTTACATCATCACGTGGAGAGCATATTATATTCATGCTTGGAAAGCAAAAGTAGTACCATTGTTGATCATCTTCTTGTGGACTGTAATCTGGTAGCTAAGATTCTTCAAGCAGAGAAAAATTCGACACTTGGTGAACTTAATCAG CCAACTCTGCCAGCTTCTGGAAGATCTGCTCCTCGAGCAGGATACTTTGGGCACTTGACACGtatatcaaataaattaattcagaTGGGGAATATTGAAATTCAAAAGCATCTTCAG GAAAACAGTGAGTGGAATGAGTGGCAGACTACTATCTTACAGGAGCGTAACATAGTCGAGAATGTTTACCGGTGGGCTTGTGG CCGGCCAACTGCACTTCAAGACAGGACCAGGGATAGTGACGAGGAAGATGTTCATGACAGGGACTATGATGTTGCAGCTTTGGCAAATAACTTGAGCCAAGCATTTAGATACAGCATATATGATAATGATGATGCTGAG GGTAATGTATCTCTTGATCGTGATGATGAG GATGTTTACTTTGATGACGAGTCCGCAGAAGTTGTAATTTCATCCTTAAGGTTGGGTGACGACCATGGGAG CAGTTTGTTCACAAATTCCAACTGGTTTGCGTTCCAAGATGACAGATCTGGTGGTAATGAAGCTACCGGCACCTCATCTTCTGATGCGCTAGACAATCTTAAGTTGAATGGTACATCAAATGGTGGTGACAGCAGCGCTGATGATGAGGTAGTGGTTGGAGAGATTGAGGAATTATCCGCAAGTAAAACTTCTAGCAATGGCTCATCTGCTGCCACAAATCCTTTTGTTGATGAGTTCATTGCGAACAACTCCAGTGTTGGTGACTCAGTGAATGAGAAAACTGGTGCCTCCAACGACCTGGGTTTCTTTAATTTTGAGGCACCAGAAAATGACGATCCATTTGAAGACAGGCCAATGCCTGAATGGGTAGCATGGGGTGAAGTTTCAGATCTTCAAGTTGGTGGGTCTAGCCTGAACCCCTTTGAAGACGAAGGAGGCATGGCAGACAACAATGTGCATTCTGTAGAGGCGAGTAATGCTTCGTTTAGTACCACTTCAAGTGGAGGCTCCCTACCAAATGGGACATCCAGTTCTGCTGATTCCTGCAACGACTCAGATATGCCCGATTCTAGTCAGAGGAGTGTTGTTGCGCCTTGTTTGTTTGAAGAGGATGTTGAGTTTATTGGCGTAGAGTTAGAGGGTACAGAAAAGGCTATGGAGCATGCTCTGAAGGAAGGAATTGTAGGAGAAGCGGGGCCGCTAAAAAGGAATATCATACCAAATAGCCTAGAGGAGTCAGATGATGGCGGTGCTGGTATGAAGAAGGAATTCAATGACGCCAATTATTGGAGAGTTGATCAGGAAGTTGCAGTGTCAGAATAA